A single window of Solenopsis invicta isolate M01_SB chromosome 3, UNIL_Sinv_3.0, whole genome shotgun sequence DNA harbors:
- the LOC120357231 gene encoding E3 ubiquitin-protein ligase HUWE1-like: MEKTKLEYIRLMCQMKMTGAICKQYILIFCISSSLKDLNYTIFFPLTDSMVLVHCEVLIKRIVRSSYNLSLVLKLQSFAALEGMNGIQKFQIHREDKLTGFHLHIFG; this comes from the exons atggaaaagaccaaacttgaatatattaggctcatgtgtcaaatgaaaatgactgGAGCAATTTGTAAGCA gtacattttgatattttgtattagctcaagtttgaaagacttgaattataccatcttttttccactcACAGATTCAATGGTTCTGGTGCATTGCGAGGTTTTAATCAAGCGAATTGTTCGAAGTTCTTATAATTTATCACTGGTACTAAAGTTACAAAGTTTTGCTGCGTTAGAAGGCATGAACGGCATACAAAAGTTCCAAATTCACAGAGAAGACAAGTTGACAGGCTTTCATTTGCacatatttggttaa